The DNA region gaacaGTTGcggcatcagagaagctttgaaaacgagtttcatcacagCCAGGGTACAGTGGTTGACTGCTGTGTTGTGTCCCCTTAAtgaacccccaaccccacccctgattgactcattccctgtaaacaACCACCTCTTTCCCCCTTCAATTTATAGCTGCTTAAGAAATAAAGCCTCAttcatttaaaatcatgtattctttattaattcattgttaaaagaggagagaactgacaaggtaacCCGGGTTGTAGTGTTGGATATGGAAGATGGGAATGGAAAGGCccactaaaaaaaatttccaagtaATGACTGCCTTGTGGTGGGTTGTCCACGGGGTTTAGACTGTGCCAAGTGCACGCCTCCCCCCACGGCGTTCTTACACATTCTGGGTGATGGAGGCATGTGGACATTGGTGAGAGTGAGGGTGATATACAGgtggctgcagcggcactctgtgatgccttgctgctgcttccttgaaAGCTCCATCCAGATGCCAgcagcatgtcagtttgatcacgcagcagccccagagtgtgcatcccgccaccgctggaTCTTCCCTTGGCCTACACCTCTGATTTCCTTGCCCCATTTCTCATCTCGAGCGttcccctcctgtcctcacgttcactggcatcttcctgtaATTGATTACCACGTCCTTGCCACtcttcagatgagctctttcatttgCAGGTCACTTCCATACTCTTCCCAGAAATTTCGTCTTGCGTCTTTTTCTCTGtcctgccttatctgagatagccttttgGGATGGAGTAGTGAGGCTTAAATTGCAGCTGCCTatgagggaagggaaaaaaagagagagaagtatttagaGATACATTTATAAACATATGCTTTTACTCTTCACGGTGagcaacactattcaccttacatagtcACATGTGTGATTCATCTCTCTcttggacgggtgcagggttaaattggtttaactctgctaaattcagtataaacgcgtagtgtagaccagacttaAGACAGCTGCTTGGACTAAGAATgtaataatagaaaataaaagacgACAAGTTGGTGTTAAGACTGACTCTTTCTGAAGGGATGGAGGAAGAAGAGGTAGATTCTATGACTGAGTCTTCTACAACAGCATGtcagaaaaatatattgttaagACATCCTCCTTTGTTTGTCCTAGACATTTATAGACTTCTGCCAGAAATTCTACCATTCAGAGCTAGAACAACTTGACTTTTCTAGGGCTGCAGAAGATTCCAGAAAACATATAAATGCCTGGGTAGAAGAAAAAACTGAAGGTAAGTAACTTACACTGTGGAACTCTGCTTTTCTAAACAGCCAATGTCTGCTTAAAAAGCATATGGCCATAGGAAAGATAGaataagggagggagggggaaaaacagaacTGAATCCTTCAGATTAAGATGTAGTTCTTGTCTTGTGCAGCGGGTAGAGGATACTGTTGTTAACAACACAACTAGGTAGATAGGTGTGTACCAGCTAAAAACTATGCTTCCTTTAATGTGTCCTAAAGGTAAAATCCAGAATCTGTTGGCTCAGGGTATTATTGATTCAATGACCAGACTAGTCTTGGTGAACGCCATCTACTTCAAAGGCAACTGGGCAACCCAATTTGACAAAGATCGCACAGTGGAAAGGCAATTTAAAATTAACAAGGTATGAAGTAGGAAAATAATAACACTAACTTTGTACTAATTTTCACCCAGAGAAACAAGAAATGCTTTTAATCAGGATTGCCCTAAGTACACTTTACCACAACCCTCTATtctatcccatcccatcccctcaaCACAACCCCTTTGGTTAGTTTATTGTAAACATCTTTGAAActacattttcaattaaataCATTAACTTAGATGTATCCCTTGTTTCCTGCTTTTGCTTTCAGCTGCACCTCTCACAGTATCTTTTCATGTTGGAGGGAGGTAGCCTTGAACATAAAAGGGAAGAATGTGGATAAACGAGTGTCGGACTCCATAAATTgttcagtggttagagaactTGGAAGTCATTTAACCTCCCTGTCCTCTAACATGCTGCAGTCTTGTGTGCAGAACTACCACAGAATTATGGTTACTTACAGAAACTGGTTCCCTCTGCATCAGTTTTTACCCAGTGATAAAATTGGAACATGAATAATGCTCAAATACCTCATGTCTTGTAAGGTTGGATTTGTAAAATATGTGGCGATAGCTAATTCTCCTCACATCAGTGTacatcaagagtaactccactgtagTCAGTGGAGCTAAAACAgctatacttagactgtaagctcttcggaGCAGGGTCGGTCTTCTTGCTAGCACAGTGtgggcctggtccatgactgggattcCAATGGGTACaatcagtggtgagctggagccagttcacgtgaaccagttgttaaatttagaagccggttGTTAAAGGGGTGGGTAAActctggcccgtgggccacatccggtccacctgagctcccagctggggaggctcccctggcccctccctcgcCTCCCCCCCTCTCGCAGAGCCTGGTGCCAGCGCTCTGGActgctcctgggcagctctgagctcctgctgcttttgAGCAGCAAGGAAAGGGGATGGGGCAGCGAGCTCCAGTGGGCCACATGATATTGATACacactgccctgagcagcatgctaaggggccgggctggggctgggaggaggagttagataagggggcagggagtggttggagggGGAAGAGGTTCTGGGAGGGCGGTCAGGGGACGAGGAACGAGGGGTTGGGTAGGCGTGGGAGTTCCAGAGGtctgtcggggtggtggtggatgggatcgaggcagtcaggggacaggaagaggggCGAGTTGGGTAGGGGGGTGGAGCCCTggaggggcagttagggtggcCAAAAACTgggagcgagcgaaggacccgtggctgaagtgccaccgaagacccggtagggaaccagTTATTAACAttctggcagctcatcactgggtaCAATAGTATAAAAAAGAAGTGAGAAGAATTAGGTCCTTATTGGCTATAAGCAGAAGGGAAGATGCGTGCGTTCAGATGCTTTTACACATGGAACATTTCAGTTTACAGCAAGCTTTGAACAAAACATCACTTTtgctttaaaatggattccaCCATTAAACTGATACATAAATTAGATCAGGTTCCTTTTTTTTAGCTACTCACATCACAGTGTGCAAATCGCCTCATCTTGAAGTGCATCCACTCTACCCCAAGTCATAATACAGTCTGACTGTGGCGATAGGCTAGCCTTTCTTCTTGGAGAAGCTCATCCATCCTCATGAGGCTGTCTACAAATAGCACAAACAGGGACTGGTAAGGTGACTCTGAAGAGCTCAGCCCCTTTGCATACCAAGAAAGTGAATGAGATGTGAGCCACCCTGTGTGACTTGTACCCATCCCTTCCTGGATGAGTAAAGACATTCAGGAGTGCATGGAAGCCCTACGATCTCTTAACGTCATCTGTTAGAGAGAGAACTTCATCAGCCAGCCCGGCAAGTTGTCAGGCCAGCTCTCCAGAAGCCATGAGTGGAAACCACAGACTTTACTGCTTGGGATCTAACCTTCCTATTTGTGGATTATGTAATGAAAATGCAAGTGGATACACCTATTTACCATCTGTATAGTGGACCTTCCCAAATCTGGGCTTCGGATCTTGATAGGTAACAGACAGTACAAGTAGTGTTGATGGATGACCTGCTCTTGTCCATGGATAAGAGAAATACATTCACACTCTTAGATCTCTCTGAAGCATTTGATAGAATGCTATTGTCCTGCCTTAGACCTACTGGGGAGTTGGTGCCAGTCTTTCCCAGAAAGAGCCCTAACTTGTGAAGTTGCTTAGttctcctttttcttcttcaagggtgggggtggggggatcagtACTATGCTGACTCCCCATTAAATACAGGGTCATATTAAGGTTTTGACCCTAATCTTCAAAGCTGTCTATGAAACTGGCCTGAGCTACCAGAGGACTGCATTTTCTTCATGACAGGGAATATAACCTTTAAAGGAATTCAttaggagagagagaattgtCAGTCACAAAAACTCGAGTGGAAGAGGGCAGATGACCCACAGCTATGGAATTCACTTTATAAGGCATAGGAATGACCACAAATCTCAGCGCTTCCAGAACAAACTAAAAATCACTCATCTTCAGTCTGCTTACCCTGACTAGTCGTAAAGAACTGTCAGAAATAGAGTTCAGATAAGCATACAGAAATCCAGATGCTAACTGAGCTTTTCAGCTCCCCTATGGTATCATCCATGAACACTCTCAACAGCCTTTCCAGCACACTAATAGCCACTCTCTTTTTCTACTAGTAGCCACTCTCTTTAAAGTACTCACAGGATCACGGTTTGTTTTTGCTGCCTGCTCCTTTCTTAAGCAAATCTGGCTTTGTGCTCCTGTCCACTCAACCTCTCCTTTTCTGTATTAACAGCAATAGCAGTGCTAGCCGTATTTGCCATTTAGCATTCAGAGGTTTGAAATCTCCTGCCTACTAACCTTTTAGATTGAAGCTTTGGAAAAGTTGGATTAATGGCCTTAAAGTTTCAGGCTAATTCTTATTTTCTCATCTTGAATtataagaaaataatgaaatagcCTCACTAGCTTGTGCTCCATAAGAAAAATGGTAGGAGATAGTGGATTTCAAAATGGTCATTTCAAACCATTAGTGGCTTTATAATTTTAGGATTTAATTTTAATATCACTAAAATATTTGACCTTTCTTTTGAGcctaaaagaacaaaatatttaaactgaagATGTTCCCTGTCCATTTGAAGCAAAGATTTAAAATATGTCGGTAAATTAACAGGCTTGAATCCAGGTATGAAACTCTTTGGGCACAGAGGTCCAGGGTTTTAACAATTTTGTTGATAGGAAGCTACACACTAAGCAACTAAAATACCTGTAGTGTTTTCCTCAAAATAAATCTCGAGGGACTGGGCATTACAAATGGGAAAAGCCTGATAGAATTTTGGTTCATTCCCTGCCACCCCAAAGGGCAATGGTAGGACCCTTCCCTGCAATATTCTCTAGTGCTCTGTCCAGCCCAATTTTCAGATGTCCCATGTGATTTGAATCCCAGTTTTTCTGCTTTAGTACCAACATGCTGGCTCTGTAGTACTTATTgacattgactttttttttttttttttttaaagaatgagagCAAACCAGTGCAGATGATGTTCAAGAAAGCTAAATTTAACATGAACTACCTAATAGACTTTCAGACCAAAATCCTTGACCTCCCTTATGTTGATAATGAGACTAGTATGATCATCCTGCTTCCCGATGAAATCCAAGATAATTCCACTGGCCTGGAACAGGTAAGGCATTTGTACTGAATTAAAAACCTCAAATCCTGCTAGAGAAGAGCACTTGATTAAATCTCATTTAGATCTGTGAATTCAAGTCCCAAGCTCTGAACTTACCAGTATTAGCACAGGGTGGGAGAGCTGAGGAGATGTTACATCTGTCTCCCAAGAGCTGGGAATACCATGTGTCGCTGTCAAGTAAGCCCAGCTCTCTCTGATGTCCAGAGAAGTCTTAAGTTGTGAAAGGAGAGACTTCTTGATTAGAGGAGAGGTCACCAGGGATTGGGATGAAGCCAAAACATGGTGACAGATTGAATGAGATCCTGGAGAGATCCATTCAAGAGCTACTGATTTCCTTTCTGTGCTATATTGTTACTGAGTTGGCACGGGATGGCAAAATAGTAATGCCTCTCCCACAGTAGGCACCTCTGCAAAGTACACTTCATTACTAGTGACAACGTGCAATTGCATTAACTTGTCACTATGAAAGATGGGCTTGTGACGGTACTTGCATAttgcacagtggggctctgatcctAATTAGAGGGCCTTTTGACTATACTAATATAAGAATGTATCtgaatgccatttattttttgcttctgaCTACAGCAGTAGCATTCACTCCAGACTAGGAGAGGATGCTAATCCTTACTGTGTAAACACACACAGTGGTCATTGTTTTGTTGGTATAAATTCCTggcttttcttcctctttaattTTGACCTTTTTTCCTTTAGCTGGAAAGAGAACTTACCTATGAGAAACTTACAGAGTGGATAAATCCAGAAATGATGGACTATAGTGAAGTGGAGGTGTTTTTACCCAGATTTAAGTTGGAGCAAGCTTATGATCTGAAGCCTGTTCTGAAGAGCATGGGAATGGCTGATGCATTTGACTGTGAGAAGGTGGATTTATCTGGAATGTCAGCCAGCAATGACCTAGTTCTGTCTGATGTTGTTCACAAGTCCTTTGTGGAGGTAAACGAAGAAGGCACGGAGGCAgcagctgctactgcagcagtgaTCAATATGCGATGTGCACTGATTGTACCACAGTTCACTGCTGACCATCCTTTCCTCTTTGTTATCCGGCACAACAAAACTGGCAATATTCTGTTCTATGGCAGATTTTGttccccctaaaaaaaaaaaaagttgcagccCTTAACACAGTAAAGTTATTTCCATTTGATtatcttgggattttttttgcacTCTAGCAACAAGCTTTGTACAGATGCTGTACGTTACATGGTGCAACCCTAAACACCCTTCTCTCTTGTGCCTGAAACAGCTTTTTGTAGTCCTCTATTCAAATTTAAGCAACAGTTTTAAATAACAGgatcatttaatattttttccaagtGGTAAGATTTAAAATGGCATTAGCCATAGTTACCTGTAAACCACCCCTTGTATCCCATATACCTTAATAAATGCAGGGTTCCTTAACTTGAGCCCATCTTTAGCCATGACATCTTGCTTCCTGCATCCTTCCATCTCTATACATATTAGCATAGAAATTTGGTTCTCATACTTGGGGTTTCTTAGCAGCAAGTGATAAGAtctcgtggggggggggggaagaaagaagactGACTTCT from Chelonoidis abingdonii isolate Lonesome George chromosome 2, CheloAbing_2.0, whole genome shotgun sequence includes:
- the LOC116832022 gene encoding serpin B6-like: MDNLSKANTTFALNLFKRLNENAKTQNLFFSPLSISSALSMVFLGAKGNTAAQMAKVLALDKAEEIHNGYQSLISEINKPGTNYVLRIANRLYGEKTFKFLATFIDFCQKFYHSELEQLDFSRAAEDSRKHINAWVEEKTEGKIQNLLAQGIIDSMTRLVLVNAIYFKGNWATQFDKDRTVERQFKINKNESKPVQMMFKKAKFNMNYLIDFQTKILDLPYVDNETSMIILLPDEIQDNSTGLEQLERELTYEKLTEWINPEMMDYSEVEVFLPRFKLEQAYDLKPVLKSMGMADAFDCEKVDLSGMSASNDLVLSDVVHKSFVEVNEEGTEAAAATAAVINMRCALIVPQFTADHPFLFVIRHNKTGNILFYGRFCSP